In the genome of Fructilactobacillus hinvesii, the window CTCTTCATATCGGACTCCTCGCAGATCCAAAGTGGTGGATAAACCACTTGACTTAGTTCTACGGACGCTGGCTGTGGCCTGGTGTTTTGGCTTTTCTGGTTTGACCTTTTCTAGATCATTTTCGGAGACTTTCATCTTCAAAATTCCCAGTTCAACTTCCCAATCGTGGTTTCCGACTTTTTTCAACAAAACCCCACGTTGACCATATGTTTTGACGAGGACATCATCCCCCACGTGAAAAGATTTTTTTGCTTTTTGGCGCCGTAAAACCCGATTATGTTGTAGTTCCGGATGTTGTTCAAGTGCATTGAGCTTCCCTTGATCTGCAATTAATTCGTGTTCTTTGATATTAGCACCCTGCTTTTGCTTGTGGTGCAGATCAGCAATTACCGCATTGGCTTCCCGCTTGGTTCGTGACACAATTTGATTGGCATCACGTTTCGCCGCATTTAGCATTTGCTCTCGTTGATCAGTAAACTGAGTAAACTTAGTTTGCAGTTCATCATGCAAATCAGTTGCTTCAGCCAATTCAGCTTCTAACTTCTCAGCCCATTCATTGGCTGCCTTGGTTTGCTTAGTTAACTGCTGAATCATCCGGTTAATTTCTTGACTATCCTGGCTCGTTAGCGACTGAGCTTCGGCCACCACGTCAGCTGGCAATCCCAACCGCGCTGCAATGCTCAATGCATTACTTTGTCCCGGGATCCCCATCAATAAGCGATAGGTTGGTTGCAACGTTTCTTCGTCAAACTCCATCGAAGCATTCGTTGTTTCCGGGCGGTTGTAACCGTAAACCTTTAGTTCTGGATAGTGTGTCGTGGCCAGCACTTCACTTTGTTTGGTTCCAATGGCATCCAAAATTGAGATGGCAAGGGCGGCTCCCTCGTGCGGATCAGTCCCAGCCCCGAGTTCATCAATTAAGACCAGACTGTCCTTCGTCGTTTGTTGCAGGATCTGAATAATGTTATCCATGTGTGAAGAAAAAGTACTTAAGTTTTGTTCAATGGATTGTTCGTCGCCGATGTCAGCAAAGACTTCGTCAAACAATCCTGCCTGACTTCCTTCGGCGGCTGGAATAAATAGTCCGGATTGCGCCATTAGTTGCAGCAAACCCAGTGTTTTCATTGTGATTGTTTTTCCCCCGGTATTTGGACCGGTGATAATAATTTGGCGGTAGTCGTAACCCAGAATTAAGTCATTTCCCACCACGTGCTCCTGATCAATTAACGGATGGCGCGCTTGTTTTAAATGAACTTGATTGGCAGCCGATAAAGTCGGTTTCGTCGCTTGCAGTTGTGCCGCAGCGCGAGCCTTAGCGTTGATAAAATCAAAGTGACCCAACTTTGTAGCGTTTTGTTGCAAAGCCGCTTGTTCCGGTCGCAACAAATCAGAAAGTTCTCGCAACAAGCGTTTAATTTCTTCTCGTTCATTAATTTGTTCGCTCCGCAGGTCATTGTTAAGTCCCACCACGCTAGCGGGTTCAATGTATAAAGTTTGCCCGGTGGCACTTTGATCGTGGACAATTCCCCCAAATTTTTGTTTGGCTTCCGCTTTCACTGGGATCACGTAGCGATCATCCCGAATCGTAATTACGGGTTCACTAAGATCCTCGGCTTTTTTACCGTGCATGTAGCTTTCCATGCGGCCTTTAATGGTTCCCTGTAACTGCAAAATCTGCCGGCGAATGGATCGTAGCGTCGCAGACGCCTCATCCTTTAAAAAGCCATTTTCATCCACTGACCGCTGCAGGCGTTCCGTGATTTCAGGAAGCACAGCAAAAGATTCTGCTTCTTGATCTAAAAGATTCAACTCCACGTGTTCATCCGCTAACTCATTAAAAAAGCGTTGAACCCGCAGACTGGCCCTAAGCACCACGTTGATCCGAGCCAATTCCTTCCCGTTTAAACTGGCGCCAACGGCTAAGCGCTGTAACGCCGGTTGGACCCCCTTCAATTTGGGCAACGGGATCGTCCGATTCAATCGGTACAAATGAGCGCCATCGTCCGTTTCATCTAACCAGCGCTGCACGGTGGCTGGTGTAGAACTCGGCAATAATTGCTTCAGTTCTTCGTGGCCGGCTTCGGTCACTAAAAACGGTGCAATCTGATCCTTAATCCGTTGGTATTCTAATGTTTGTAAAATTTTTTTGTTCATAAACTAACAACACCTTGCTTATCTAGTTGTGTCTGTTTGATCTGAATTATCATGCTCGAGTTGGGCTTTTAATTGGTCTAACTCTAATTGTTTATCCAACTGCTCTGAAATTGCGTTAAACGCCAGCAAAATGGCAGCATCTTCCTCGCTTAGGTTCTGGGATTGGCTCTTTAGTTTCGTTAAATCGTCGTTTAAAATCTTGGCCACGGCCCGCATATGTTGATCAGATGCTGCTCCAATTAACGTATATTCTTTTTTGCCAATTCTCGTTTTAAATCTTCGTTTATTATTCACGTCAAGCCCTCCAATATGCTCTATTTTATCATGCTGACGGGAAAAAAGGGACCAACACCATAAGTGTTGGCCCCTTTTTTATGCATACTTACATTTTGCCGTTTGGATCTAAGAAGGTGTTTAAAGTTTCTTGCACCATTTCCCATTCGGCATCACTCTCAATTGGTTCCAGATCCGCATCATCAGGAGCAGTTGGATCAGCTCCCTTTGGTAACGCATAAGCTTCAATGTTAATACTATCGTTTCCTTCTTCTGAAGCTGGATACATCAAAATGTAAGAACGACCATAGTCTTCTGAGGAAAACGTAAATAATTCGTTATAAAGAATTTCATTGCCATCCTCATCAATGAGGGTAATTTGTTCTGCTTGTGGTTCTTCAGCCATAACCTTACTCCTTTCGTTAATTATGATTACGATCAAGATAACCCTGTAGGATCAATTCAGCTGCTACCTTGTCAATTACTTTTTTCCGTTTGGCTCGCGAAACATCAGCCTTTTCAATTAACATTCGTTCCGCTTCTACGGTTGTTAACCGTTCGTCTTCAAATTCGACGGGGAGATGAAATTTAGCGCGCACCATTTTGCCATAGCGTTTGGATGCTTTCACCCGTGGTCCGGCGGTATTATTCATATTTTTGGGCAAGCCAATCACGACTAGTTGTACGTCATTGGCTGCAATGAGCTCTCCAATGCGTTCCAATCCAAATTCCTTTTCGTCTTCATCAATGGGAACGATTTCCACCCCCTGGGCCGTCCAGCCTAGGGCATCACTAATGGCAACTCCGACCGTTTTTGAACCCACGTCTAATCCCATAATCTTCATTTTAACATCCTAACGTTCTAATTACTTAGTTGCCAGCCATTCGGAAGCTGCTTGTAAGGCAGCTGGTAATCCAGCTGGATTTTTCCCACCAGCTTGAGCCAGGTTCGGTCGACCGCCGCCGCCACCTTGAATGTGCTTAGCGATTGCTTTAATTAAATCGCCCGCCTTAATTCCAGCTTTAACGTGCTCTTCGTCAACTGCTACTAATAAATTGGCTTTACCGTCATTAGCAGTTCCTAAAACTAACACATTCGAACGAGCCTCATTCCGCCACGTATCAGCTAGTTCACGCAGTTGATTCATATTTGCATTTTCTAGTTGACCAGTAATTAAGGTTACCCCATTGATCGTTTCTGGATGGTTAAAGAGATCTTGCGCCTCTTGGTTCGCCAATTTAGCTTCCAGGGACTCCTGCGTACTTTCTAATTCCTTAATCTGAGCTTGGAGTTCTTTTACTCGCCCAGGGGCCTGTTCGTTAGTAGGCACTTTAATGGTTTGGGCAATTTCCGTTAACATCTTTTCTTCATCATTTAGGTAGTCAAAGGCGTACTTACCGGTTACAGCTT includes:
- a CDS encoding DUF1292 domain-containing protein: MAEEPQAEQITLIDEDGNEILYNELFTFSSEDYGRSYILMYPASEEGNDSINIEAYALPKGADPTAPDDADLEPIESDAEWEMVQETLNTFLDPNGKM
- a CDS encoding endonuclease MutS2; the encoded protein is MNKKILQTLEYQRIKDQIAPFLVTEAGHEELKQLLPSSTPATVQRWLDETDDGAHLYRLNRTIPLPKLKGVQPALQRLAVGASLNGKELARINVVLRASLRVQRFFNELADEHVELNLLDQEAESFAVLPEITERLQRSVDENGFLKDEASATLRSIRRQILQLQGTIKGRMESYMHGKKAEDLSEPVITIRDDRYVIPVKAEAKQKFGGIVHDQSATGQTLYIEPASVVGLNNDLRSEQINEREEIKRLLRELSDLLRPEQAALQQNATKLGHFDFINAKARAAAQLQATKPTLSAANQVHLKQARHPLIDQEHVVGNDLILGYDYRQIIITGPNTGGKTITMKTLGLLQLMAQSGLFIPAAEGSQAGLFDEVFADIGDEQSIEQNLSTFSSHMDNIIQILQQTTKDSLVLIDELGAGTDPHEGAALAISILDAIGTKQSEVLATTHYPELKVYGYNRPETTNASMEFDEETLQPTYRLLMGIPGQSNALSIAARLGLPADVVAEAQSLTSQDSQEINRMIQQLTKQTKAANEWAEKLEAELAEATDLHDELQTKFTQFTDQREQMLNAAKRDANQIVSRTKREANAVIADLHHKQKQGANIKEHELIADQGKLNALEQHPELQHNRVLRRQKAKKSFHVGDDVLVKTYGQRGVLLKKVGNHDWEVELGILKMKVSENDLEKVKPEKPKHQATASVRRTKSSGLSTTLDLRGVRYEEAMQRLDRYIDAALLAGYPSVTIIHGKGTGALRTGVTNYLKRNRQVASFGFSPANAGGDGSTVVKFK
- the ruvX gene encoding Holliday junction resolvase RuvX yields the protein MKIMGLDVGSKTVGVAISDALGWTAQGVEIVPIDEDEKEFGLERIGELIAANDVQLVVIGLPKNMNNTAGPRVKASKRYGKMVRAKFHLPVEFEDERLTTVEAERMLIEKADVSRAKRKKVIDKVAAELILQGYLDRNHN
- a CDS encoding cell division protein ZapA: MNNKRRFKTRIGKKEYTLIGAASDQHMRAVAKILNDDLTKLKSQSQNLSEEDAAILLAFNAISEQLDKQLELDQLKAQLEHDNSDQTDTTR